The DNA sequence TAGCAATTATTCCGAAGTTAATCAATTTTGCACACGCATAAAAATAAGCAAGCGTAAAGCCTGCTTATTTTTACTTAATAATGTTATTGCAGTGGCATAGAGTTTGCTCTATTCATAGAGTATGGGTTAAAGCTGGATTTTACAAACCTGTCTCTCTCGTCGACCTCAAGTATACCATGATGAAGAAACCTACTCTTTATACAATATCTCATATCTATGAAAATATATCTTCTGACATCACCCGCTTTTTCACACGCAATATGGTATAGCGGTGTAAATTCCAAAAAGAACTTGCCAATCGGAGAAAGTAAAATTCTATCAAGCTTAACATCCTGTATTTTTTTTAATCTGTGAATAAGAGTTATTCTTTTATTTAATAGATTCTTTTCGCCTATCAAATTGTATTCTTCGGTTTCAACAATAAAATGCCACCTGAACAGGCCTGTCATAGAAGGGAGTATGCTGATTTTCCCACATTCTTCACCAAACTTGCTTATTAGCTCCAATCTAACTGCAAGACGCATTAGAATCCGTAATAGCATATAAATGCTCATAATCAATATGGATGTATTTTGCCAGCTTCCATTACTAAAAACATATAGCAACAACAATACAAACATAACGGGGTCGAAAATTATCAGGAGACTAAGCGAAAATTTTTTATTACTGAAGGGCCACATTAATTTAGCACCATATGAATTCAATATATCAATCAATGTGTGTGACATACACCCGGCAAAAGTACAAATAAATATACCAAATACGTTTACACTACCGTATATGCCTCCCAAAGCAAATGCAATCACTACCGATGCAATGAGCGTACCTAAAACAGAATGAGTAATCCCTCTATGATTTTTCAGGTAAACATAATCCCCCCATTTTTGCAATACAATATCTATGTCCGGAAATACTGAACCTATAACAATCCCTGCTACTACCGGATTTGATAAATCGATACCGTTACCTGAGAATTTTGACAATGATAGGCCTAAAACAGCATGAGTGACCGGGTCCATATGACTCCCCTTTCTAATTGACATAAAACATTATATCATTATACTTAAAATTGAGTCATAGGAAATTTTATGGAACTTTCCTGTAGAAAAAAATTTTGTGCATCCAAAATATAAGTAACAAAATGATTATTTTAAAAATTTTTCATTGATAAGTTTTCTTGTCTCTCTCTCATCATGGATAAAATACCATATGTTTTTGATATAGGAAGAATGCCCCGGAAGTGAATAGGCTTCGATACGTTGAACTTTTTTCTCCATAATATCATCCAAATAAAAGTTAATATCACCTATCTCTATATTTGTAGTCATATGGCTTTTTAGTATAAAAAAGATTTCGTCAGCCTTCGAAAGGTATTTTATCTTCAGTTTCTGTTCGACTATAGCTCTTATGAATTGCTGTTGTGCTTTTATTCTCCCAAGATCGCCAAAGGCATATCCTTCTCTGGTTCTATTTCCTTTTCTGTATCTTACATATTGCTCCGCCTTCTTTCCGTCAAGCAGTTGTTTCCCCTTTTTCAAGTGTATATGAAGATTCTGTTCAGCATCATCATAATCCATGTTAAAAGGTACATCAATCTCTACACCATCGAGAGTATCGATAATATTTCTGAATCCTTTGAAATTTAATGTAACGTAGTATTGAATAGGTAATCCTGTCAGCTCTTCAAGCTTCTCAATTACCAGATCTTCTCCTTTTATTCCTATAAGAGAATTGAATTTGACATCTTTACCTTTAAACCTCACCCTTGTATCCCTTGTAATTGATAAGATATTTAGAATGCCTGATTTAGGACTGTAGTTTAGCAGTAGTATTACGTCAGACCTCACCTCTTCGTCATCAAGCCCTATCATAACAATATTAACAGGCTTTCCCCTGTCTTTCCGGGTATTATTAAGTAAAAATTCATTTCCTTTGGAGTCGCTATGGGATTTTGGAATCGAATTGATGCCCTCAATTTTCAATAGCCATATTCCGTCTATAAGGAGGATAATGAAAAGAACTATACAGTTTACCAAAACAAAACTGCGCAGCTTCATAATACACCATACTGTCTGATTTTTATTAATTATATTCCTTAGTATGTATGCTGCTTACATATTTAATACAAAAGAAAAAAACCTGAGAATCTCAGGTTTTTTTCTTTCTAAATTTATTCTTTTATTAAAGCTTCAATCTTGTTTTAAATCTGTTCACAGCTTCTATAGTATTTTCTCTATTGCCAAATGCAGTAAGCCTGAAATACCCCTGTCCACTAGGGCCAAAACCTACACCAGGTGTACCAACAATATTGGCTTCATTTAAAAGTTTATCAAAGAATGCCCATGAGTCAATTCCGTTTGGAGTTTTAAGCCATATATACGGTGCGTTTACTCCTCCAAAAACCTGTAATCCCAAGCTCTCGATACCTTCCCTGATTATCCCTGCATTAGTCATATAATATTCAACCATAGATTTAATTTGCTTTTGTCCTTCTTCAGAGTAAACAGCTTCAGCACCTTTTTGTATAATATAAGGCACACCATTGAATTTTGTCGTCTGTCTTCTGTTCCAAAGCTTGTTAAGCTGTATTGCTTCTCCTTTGGAAGTGAATGCGACAACCTCTTTAGGAACAATTGTATATGCACATCTGGTTCCTGTAAATCCGGCAGTCTTGGAAAAGCTCCTGAATTCTATCGCAACTTCTTTTGCTCCTTCTATTTCATATATGCTATGCGGAACATCCTTCTCTTGTATATATGCTTCATAAGCAGAATCGTAAAGAATTATGGATTTATTCTCTTTTGCATAATCAACCCATTTTTTTAGCTCTTGCTTTGATAAAGTCATCCCTGTCGGATTGTTAGGAAAACATAGGTATATCATATCCGGTCTGCTTTTAGGAAGTTCAGGAACAAAATTATTCTCTGCTGTACATTGAATATAGGTTATTCTGCTCCATTTACCGTCATCTCCGAGTTCACCAGTCCTGCCTGCCATTACATTACTGTCGACGTAGACAGGATATACTGGATCGGTAACTGCTATGACATTATCCAGACCAAATATCTCTTGTATATTCCCACAATCACTTTTTGCTCCGTCACTCACAAAGACTTCGTCTACACTCAAGTTTATTCCTCTTGGAACGTAGTCATTTTTAATAATCTTTTCAATCAAGAAATCATAGCCCTGTTCAGGTCCATATCCCCTAAATGTAGCTTCATTAGCCATCTCATCCACTGCCTTGTGCATTGCTTCTATAACTGCCTGCGGTAGCGGCTTCGTAACATCACCGATTCCCAATCTTATTACATTAGCATCAGGGTTTTCATTCTTGAATTTTGTAACCCTTCTTCCTATTTCTGCAAAGAGATAACTTCCGGGAAGCTTTAAATAATTCTCATTAATAAGTGCCATTGCTGCTCTCCTCTCAATATATAAAACTTTCATAGATAATTATTGATGCCTTATTGTATAATTATGATACTTTCAAAACAATTTTATTTAGTACTATACTCATAAAACTGAAGAAAGTATGGTTCTTTTCATATTTCTATTTCGCCATCAAATACCTTTACTGCCGGCCCAGTCATGTAGACATGATTATCCTTTTCGTTCCATTCAATAACGAGATCTCCTCCGAGCAGTTTAACTGTAGCCTTTCTATTACTTATGCCATTAAGCACGGACGCAACCAGTACTGCGCACGCTCCAGTCCCACAAGCCAGGGTTTCACCTGCTCCTCTTTCCCAAACTCTCATTTTCAAGTTGTCCTGATCTATTATCTGAACAAATTCTGCATTTATTTTTCTTGGATATAATTCATGGGTTTCCATTTTTGGCCCGACAGCTTCCAAGGGAAATTTCAGAACATCTTCTACATAGGTAACAGCGTGAGGATTACCCATTGATACACATGTGACTTTGTACTCTTCCCCATTTATACTTACAGACTCGGAAACAAACATATCCTTTTCACTTTTTACCGGTATATCATTAGGTTTTAATATGGGCTCTCCCATATCAACCTTTACAAGTACAACTTTTTCATTCTCAACCGTCAGATCGAGTATTTTTATACCTGCCAGAGTTTCGATGTTTATAGTTTTCTTTTTAGACAAGCCATTATCGTAGACGAATTTACCTACACACCTTATTGCATTACCGCACATCTCAGCTTCAGAGCCATCAGAGTTGAACATTCTCATCCTAAAGTCTGCAATTTTTGATGGTAAAATCAGTACCAGCCCATCAGAACCTATTCCAAAATGCCTGTCGCTGACAAATTTTGCTACCTCTGAAGGATTTTCCACAGTCTGCTCAAAGCAATTTACATAAATGTAATCATTGCCCAGACCTTGCATTTTTGTAAACTTCATTTTGCAACCTCCAATACCAAATCTTGCATTTATAATTCATTAACTATTATAACATTTTATTTTTCCATGACAATGATTAATATATCATTTTAGAAAATAAATATATACATTATTCTCCTATATTCTTAACCAATCCTTGTTAGTAAAAAACAACTATAATATAATAAACAGTAAATACCGACTGATGTCACAACATCTAGTGTTTTTGCGGAGGTAGTATGCTTAAGAATTTTATTCTTGAAAAGTTTAGATCCAGTGAATATTTTAGAGATTTTTTAAATAAAGAAGCGGTCATACAGTTTATAAGATATATTATTTCCGGTATATCTGCCTTTACAGTTGAATATCTGTTTTTCCGCCTGCTTTTGGATACCTTTAATATACAGAAGTTTATTTCAAATTCCGCTGCAATGCTTGTAGGTTTCTGGTTCAGTTTTCTTCTGAACAGATTCTGGTCATTTGGTTCTAAGACTGGCTTTATGAAACAGCTTTCATTATACAGTATTTTATTTTTAATAAATTTAGTCATTTCAAATCTCTTAATGCTTGTATTCTCAGATATACTGCACATAACCCCATCCATATCGAAAGCAGTTATCATGGGTATGGTTGCAGTATGGAATTTTGTAATATTTAAAAAAATAATATATAAAAAATAAAAAGCTAACGATATATCGTTAGCTTTTTGGTTGGTGGGGAGGGATGGATTCGAACCATCGAAGTCCGTTGACAACAGATTTACAGTCTGCCCCCTTTGGCCACTCGGGAACCTCCCCATATGGAGCTGGTGGACGGAATCGAACCCCCGACCTATTGATTACAAGTCAATTGCTCTACCTGCTGAGCTACACCAGCGTATTTTGTTTTTAGAGTTCAGATACTAGATACTAGATATAAGTCTTGCATTAAAGCATTTCCTATTTCTAGTCTCTAGTTTCTTGTCTCCATAAATTGGCGACCCGGAAGGGGCTCGAACCCTCGACCTCCAGCGTGACAGGCTGGCATTCTAACCAACTGAACTACCGGGCCATTAATAGAGATTTCAGAAATTAGAAATCAGATTTACAATCTAATAAGCATTCTCATTATTCTGTTATCTGACCTCTGCCTTCTGTTCTCTGTTTTTTTGGTGACCCATACGGGATTCGAACCCGTGTTACCGCCGTGAAAGGGCGGTGTCTTAGGCCACTTGACCAATGGGCCACATCTAAAGTCACCATTCTTTTTTGTCTGCCTCAATCATCTTGCCGACTGACAAAGTATATTTTAAAGGCATTAAGTTAAAATGTCAAGTAAAAACTTTTAGAAATTTTTACTTTATTCTTAACTGTCTAAAGTTTTACAGTTTCCCAAAAACTTTTGGTGAGCCATCCGCGACTCGAACGCGGGACACCTTGATTAAAAGTCAAGTGCTCTGCCAACTGAGCTAATGGCCCATAATACGAGCCCGGAACACTGTTCCGAGCCACGCAAGAATATATGTTACAGTATAAAATGCTTTTTGTCAACTCATTTTATAATTATTTTTTAAAAATATTTTAAAATCATACTACAATAGTTTGTTCTCTGTCTTTTCCCACACCAATAAGCTTGACTTTTACGCCAACAAGTTCTTCTATTCTGGAAAGATACTTTTTGGCATTTTCAGGAAGTTCATTGTAACTCTTTGCGTTTGAGATGTCAGTATTCCAACTGTCAAATTCCTCATAAATAGGCTCACACTTAGCAAGCTCCTTCAAGCTTGCAGGAAAATGGTTAATTACCTGCCCGTCTTTTTTATATGCTACACAAAGCTTTATTTTATCAAGCTTTCCTATTGTATCAACATGGTTTATTGCAAGTCCTGTAAGCCCGTTAACCTTTGCTGCATACCTTATCATTACAGTATCAAGCCATCCACAACGCCTTGGTCTTCCTGTCGTTGTTCCATATTCCCATCCCAGTTCTCTTATTGTATTACCGATTTCATTATCCTGCTCTGTAGGGAATGGTCCTGCTCCTACTCTTGATGTATAAGCTTTTAGCACACCATACACTTCATCAATGTAAACTGGCCCTATACCTGCACCGGTACAAACGCCTCCCGCTACAGGGTTTGAAGAGGTAACAAAAGGATACGTTCCAAAATCCAGGTCAAGGAAAGTTGCTTGAGCTCCCTCAAAAAGAATATTTTTACCGGATTCCATAGCATCGAAAAGTAATGCATTTGCGTCAGTTACATGCTTTTTCAGTATTTTTGCGTATTCGGTGTATTCTGCTATTATTTGATCTGCATCAAACACTTTTCCGCCATAGACCTTTTCTATTATCAGATTCTTAACTTGCAGGTTAGTTTTCACTTTCTCTGCAAACAATTCCTCATCAATCAAGTCACACATTCTTATGCCTGAGCGCTCTGTCTTATCTGCGTATGCAGGACCGATACCCCTCTTGGTCGTACCTAATGAATTACTGCCCCTGAAATTCTCCTGTAACTCGTCCAATTCCTTATGATACGGCATTATAACATGTGCCCTGTCGCTTATAAACAAATTATCTGTGGATACACCCTTTTCATTTAAACCTTTCATTTCCTTTATAAGAACGGCAGGGTCGATAACCACACCATTACCGATTATGCACGTTTTACCCTTGTGGAGAATCCCTGAAGGGATTAAATGCAGCGCATATTTTACTCCATCTGCAACAATAGTATGACCGGCATTATTTCCTCCTGAAAAACGGACTACTATATCGGAATTGCCGGCAAGCATATCGATATATTTCCCTTTCCCTTCATCCCCCCATTGGGTACCTATTACTACTCTTGTAGCCATGCTACCATCCCCCTGTCTTAAGGTGATTTATACCACCATTATCCAAATTTGAACAACATATATGATTATAACTGTTAATTGAATTTTATACAACAATATATTACCATTTACAAACTAAAAAAACAATAAATATCCGAATATTTCCGTACTTTTTTAAAAAAATGTTCGGGTTGCTTAAGAAAAAAAATAAGGCATAAGATGCTGTAATAACACCCATGTGCCTTATTTTCAACTATCTGTCTGCTTACTTCCCTTCAAGGTAATCATTCAGTTCCTTTACAAGCTTTGAAGCATCTATTCCGTGAATAGCACATGCGTCTTCAATACTTTCACCTGATGCGGAAGGACATCCCAGGCAGTGCATTCCACTATTTAAGAAT is a window from the Clostridia bacterium genome containing:
- a CDS encoding GtrA family protein, producing MLKNFILEKFRSSEYFRDFLNKEAVIQFIRYIISGISAFTVEYLFFRLLLDTFNIQKFISNSAAMLVGFWFSFLLNRFWSFGSKTGFMKQLSLYSILFLINLVISNLLMLVFSDILHITPSISKAVIMGMVAVWNFVIFKKIIYKK
- a CDS encoding adenylosuccinate synthase; translated protein: MATRVVIGTQWGDEGKGKYIDMLAGNSDIVVRFSGGNNAGHTIVADGVKYALHLIPSGILHKGKTCIIGNGVVIDPAVLIKEMKGLNEKGVSTDNLFISDRAHVIMPYHKELDELQENFRGSNSLGTTKRGIGPAYADKTERSGIRMCDLIDEELFAEKVKTNLQVKNLIIEKVYGGKVFDADQIIAEYTEYAKILKKHVTDANALLFDAMESGKNILFEGAQATFLDLDFGTYPFVTSSNPVAGGVCTGAGIGPVYIDEVYGVLKAYTSRVGAGPFPTEQDNEIGNTIRELGWEYGTTTGRPRRCGWLDTVMIRYAAKVNGLTGLAINHVDTIGKLDKIKLCVAYKKDGQVINHFPASLKELAKCEPIYEEFDSWNTDISNAKSYNELPENAKKYLSRIEELVGVKVKLIGVGKDREQTIVV
- a CDS encoding LL-diaminopimelate aminotransferase; amino-acid sequence: MALINENYLKLPGSYLFAEIGRRVTKFKNENPDANVIRLGIGDVTKPLPQAVIEAMHKAVDEMANEATFRGYGPEQGYDFLIEKIIKNDYVPRGINLSVDEVFVSDGAKSDCGNIQEIFGLDNVIAVTDPVYPVYVDSNVMAGRTGELGDDGKWSRITYIQCTAENNFVPELPKSRPDMIYLCFPNNPTGMTLSKQELKKWVDYAKENKSIILYDSAYEAYIQEKDVPHSIYEIEGAKEVAIEFRSFSKTAGFTGTRCAYTIVPKEVVAFTSKGEAIQLNKLWNRRQTTKFNGVPYIIQKGAEAVYSEEGQKQIKSMVEYYMTNAGIIREGIESLGLQVFGGVNAPYIWLKTPNGIDSWAFFDKLLNEANIVGTPGVGFGPSGQGYFRLTAFGNRENTIEAVNRFKTRLKL
- the dapF gene encoding diaminopimelate epimerase — protein: MKFTKMQGLGNDYIYVNCFEQTVENPSEVAKFVSDRHFGIGSDGLVLILPSKIADFRMRMFNSDGSEAEMCGNAIRCVGKFVYDNGLSKKKTINIETLAGIKILDLTVENEKVVLVKVDMGEPILKPNDIPVKSEKDMFVSESVSINGEEYKVTCVSMGNPHAVTYVEDVLKFPLEAVGPKMETHELYPRKINAEFVQIIDQDNLKMRVWERGAGETLACGTGACAVLVASVLNGISNRKATVKLLGGDLVIEWNEKDNHVYMTGPAVKVFDGEIEI
- a CDS encoding LCP family protein, which translates into the protein MKLRSFVLVNCIVLFIILLIDGIWLLKIEGINSIPKSHSDSKGNEFLLNNTRKDRGKPVNIVMIGLDDEEVRSDVILLLNYSPKSGILNILSITRDTRVRFKGKDVKFNSLIGIKGEDLVIEKLEELTGLPIQYYVTLNFKGFRNIIDTLDGVEIDVPFNMDYDDAEQNLHIHLKKGKQLLDGKKAEQYVRYRKGNRTREGYAFGDLGRIKAQQQFIRAIVEQKLKIKYLSKADEIFFILKSHMTTNIEIGDINFYLDDIMEKKVQRIEAYSLPGHSSYIKNIWYFIHDERETRKLINEKFLK
- a CDS encoding metal-dependent hydrolase — its product is MDPVTHAVLGLSLSKFSGNGIDLSNPVVAGIVIGSVFPDIDIVLQKWGDYVYLKNHRGITHSVLGTLIASVVIAFALGGIYGSVNVFGIFICTFAGCMSHTLIDILNSYGAKLMWPFSNKKFSLSLLIIFDPVMFVLLLLYVFSNGSWQNTSILIMSIYMLLRILMRLAVRLELISKFGEECGKISILPSMTGLFRWHFIVETEEYNLIGEKNLLNKRITLIHRLKKIQDVKLDRILLSPIGKFFLEFTPLYHIACEKAGDVRRYIFIDMRYCIKSRFLHHGILEVDERDRFVKSSFNPYSMNRANSMPLQ
- a CDS encoding DUF1858 domain-containing protein codes for the protein MPKVTPDMIIADVLKLDKGTIPIFLNSGMHCLGCPSASGESIEDACAIHGIDASKLVKELNDYLEGK